A genomic window from Myotis daubentonii chromosome 4, mMyoDau2.1, whole genome shotgun sequence includes:
- the SPSB3 gene encoding SPRY domain-containing SOCS box protein 3 isoform X9, with protein MRCGGRGLFTSRSGAESGSRPPAARGGGAAQILSTMARRPRSSRAWHFVLSAAHRDADARAMALAGTTTWGYDSDGQHSDSDSDPEYSSLPASIPSAVPVTGESFCNCDNQSEASFCSSLHTAAHRGKDCRCGEEDEYFEWVWDDLNKSSATLLSCDNRKVNFHVEYSCGTAAIRGTKELGEGQHFWEIKMTSPVYGTDMMVGIGTSDVDLDKYHHTFCSLLGRDEDSWGLSYTGVAATKLQNRKFYPMVCSTAAKSSMKVIRSCASATSLQYLCCHRLRQLRPNSGDTLEGLPLPPGLKQVLQNKLGWVLSMSCGHHKSPTPSPKATVSPSSPETRRCQRKRCRRT; from the exons ATGCGTTGCGGGGGGCGGGGATTGTTTACGTCTCGCTCTGGAGCGGAAAGTGGGTCACGGCCGCCGGCGGCGCGTGGCGGCGGAGCGGCTCAG ATCCTGTCCACCATGGCCAGGCGCCCGCGGAGCAGCAGAGCATGGCATTTTGTCCTGAGTGCAGCCCACCGCGACGCAGACGCCCGGGCCATGGCTCTGGCAGGGACCACTACCTGGGGCTATGACTCTGATGGGCAG CACAGTGACTCTGACTCTGACCCTGAGTACTCGTCCCTGCCAGCATCCATCCCCAGTGCTGTGCCTGTGACGGGTGAGTCCTTCTGCAACTGTGACAATCAGAGCGAGGCCTCCTTCTGCAGCAGCCTGCACACAGCGGCGCACCGGGGCAAGGACTGCCGCTGTGGGGAGGAAGATGAGT ATTTTGAATGGGTCTGGGATGACTTGAATAAGTCCTCAGCCACCCTGCTGAGCTGTGACAACCGGAAGGTCAACTTCCATGTGGAGTACAGCTGCGGCACAGCGGCCATCCGAGGCACCAAGGAACTAGGGGAGGGGCAGCACTTCTGGGAGATCAAGATGACCTCACCTGTGTACGGCACTGATATG ATGGTGGGCATTGGGACGTCGGATGTGGACCTGGACAAGTACCACCACACGTTCTGCAGCCTGCTTGGCAGGGATGAGGACAGCTGGGGCCTCTCCTACACAG GTGTGGCAGCCACAAAGCTGCAGAACAGGAAGTTCTATCCAATGGTGTGCTCCACCGCGGCCAAGAGCAGCATGAAGGTCATCCGCTCCTGTGCCAGCGCCACCTCCCTACAGTACCTGTGTTGCCACCGCCTGCGCCAGCTACGACCCAACTCTGGGGACACGCTTGAGGGCCTGCCCTTGCCACCTGGCCTCAAGCAGGTGCTACAAAACAAGCTGGGCTGGGTCCTGAGCATGAGCTGTGGCCACCACAAGTCCCCCACGCCCTCACCCAAAGCCACGGTCAGTCCCAGCAGCCCAGAGACCCGGCGCTGCCAGAGAAAACGCTGCCGAAGGACCTAA
- the SPSB3 gene encoding SPRY domain-containing SOCS box protein 3 isoform X1 — translation MRCGGRGLFTSRSGAESGSRPPAARGGGAAQILSTMARRPRSSRAWHFVLSAAHRDADARAMALAGTTTWGYDSDGQHSDSDSDPEYSSLPASIPSAVPVTGESFCNCDNQSEASFCSSLHTAAHRGKDCRCGEEDEYFEWVWDDLNKSSATLLSCDNRKVNFHVEYSCGTAAIRGTKELGEGQHFWEIKMTSPVYGTDMVSDRQGCAGRSSAGALAPAPLCLACCLQMVGIGTSDVDLDKYHHTFCSLLGRDEDSWGLSYTGLLHHKGDKTTFSSRFGQGSIIGVHLDTWHGTLTFFKNRKCIGVAATKLQNRKFYPMVCSTAAKSSMKVIRSCASATSLQYLCCHRLRQLRPNSGDTLEGLPLPPGLKQVLQNKLGWVLSMSCGHHKSPTPSPKATVSPSSPETRRCQRKRCRRT, via the exons ATGCGTTGCGGGGGGCGGGGATTGTTTACGTCTCGCTCTGGAGCGGAAAGTGGGTCACGGCCGCCGGCGGCGCGTGGCGGCGGAGCGGCTCAG ATCCTGTCCACCATGGCCAGGCGCCCGCGGAGCAGCAGAGCATGGCATTTTGTCCTGAGTGCAGCCCACCGCGACGCAGACGCCCGGGCCATGGCTCTGGCAGGGACCACTACCTGGGGCTATGACTCTGATGGGCAG CACAGTGACTCTGACTCTGACCCTGAGTACTCGTCCCTGCCAGCATCCATCCCCAGTGCTGTGCCTGTGACGGGTGAGTCCTTCTGCAACTGTGACAATCAGAGCGAGGCCTCCTTCTGCAGCAGCCTGCACACAGCGGCGCACCGGGGCAAGGACTGCCGCTGTGGGGAGGAAGATGAGT ATTTTGAATGGGTCTGGGATGACTTGAATAAGTCCTCAGCCACCCTGCTGAGCTGTGACAACCGGAAGGTCAACTTCCATGTGGAGTACAGCTGCGGCACAGCGGCCATCCGAGGCACCAAGGAACTAGGGGAGGGGCAGCACTTCTGGGAGATCAAGATGACCTCACCTGTGTACGGCACTGATATGGTAAGTGACAGGCAGGGCTGTGCGGGGAGGAGCTCTGCTGgtgccctggccccggcccccctctgcctggcctgttgTCTCCAGATGGTGGGCATTGGGACGTCGGATGTGGACCTGGACAAGTACCACCACACGTTCTGCAGCCTGCTTGGCAGGGATGAGGACAGCTGGGGCCTCTCCTACACAG gGCTCCTCCACCACAAGGGTGACAAGACGACCTTCTCCTCGCGGTTTGGCCAGGGCTCCATCATTGGCGTGCACCTGGATACCTGGCACGGGACACTGACCTTCTTTAAGAACAGGAAGTGCATAG GTGTGGCAGCCACAAAGCTGCAGAACAGGAAGTTCTATCCAATGGTGTGCTCCACCGCGGCCAAGAGCAGCATGAAGGTCATCCGCTCCTGTGCCAGCGCCACCTCCCTACAGTACCTGTGTTGCCACCGCCTGCGCCAGCTACGACCCAACTCTGGGGACACGCTTGAGGGCCTGCCCTTGCCACCTGGCCTCAAGCAGGTGCTACAAAACAAGCTGGGCTGGGTCCTGAGCATGAGCTGTGGCCACCACAAGTCCCCCACGCCCTCACCCAAAGCCACGGTCAGTCCCAGCAGCCCAGAGACCCGGCGCTGCCAGAGAAAACGCTGCCGAAGGACCTAA
- the SPSB3 gene encoding SPRY domain-containing SOCS box protein 3 isoform X8, with product MRCGGRGLFTSRSGAESGSRPPAARGGGAAQILSTMARRPRSSRAWHFVLSAAHRDADARAMALAGTTTWGYDSDGQHSDSDSDPEYSSLPASIPSAVPVTGESFCNCDNQSEASFCSSLHTAAHRGKDCRCGEEDEYFEWVWDDLNKSSATLLSCDNRKVNFHVEYSCGTAAIRGTKELGEGQHFWEIKMTSPVYGTDMVSDRQGCAGRSSAGALAPAPLCLACCLQMVGIGTSDVDLDKYHHTFCSLLGRDEDSWGLSYTGVAATKLQNRKFYPMVCSTAAKSSMKVIRSCASATSLQYLCCHRLRQLRPNSGDTLEGLPLPPGLKQVLQNKLGWVLSMSCGHHKSPTPSPKATVSPSSPETRRCQRKRCRRT from the exons ATGCGTTGCGGGGGGCGGGGATTGTTTACGTCTCGCTCTGGAGCGGAAAGTGGGTCACGGCCGCCGGCGGCGCGTGGCGGCGGAGCGGCTCAG ATCCTGTCCACCATGGCCAGGCGCCCGCGGAGCAGCAGAGCATGGCATTTTGTCCTGAGTGCAGCCCACCGCGACGCAGACGCCCGGGCCATGGCTCTGGCAGGGACCACTACCTGGGGCTATGACTCTGATGGGCAG CACAGTGACTCTGACTCTGACCCTGAGTACTCGTCCCTGCCAGCATCCATCCCCAGTGCTGTGCCTGTGACGGGTGAGTCCTTCTGCAACTGTGACAATCAGAGCGAGGCCTCCTTCTGCAGCAGCCTGCACACAGCGGCGCACCGGGGCAAGGACTGCCGCTGTGGGGAGGAAGATGAGT ATTTTGAATGGGTCTGGGATGACTTGAATAAGTCCTCAGCCACCCTGCTGAGCTGTGACAACCGGAAGGTCAACTTCCATGTGGAGTACAGCTGCGGCACAGCGGCCATCCGAGGCACCAAGGAACTAGGGGAGGGGCAGCACTTCTGGGAGATCAAGATGACCTCACCTGTGTACGGCACTGATATGGTAAGTGACAGGCAGGGCTGTGCGGGGAGGAGCTCTGCTGgtgccctggccccggcccccctctgcctggcctgttgTCTCCAGATGGTGGGCATTGGGACGTCGGATGTGGACCTGGACAAGTACCACCACACGTTCTGCAGCCTGCTTGGCAGGGATGAGGACAGCTGGGGCCTCTCCTACACAG GTGTGGCAGCCACAAAGCTGCAGAACAGGAAGTTCTATCCAATGGTGTGCTCCACCGCGGCCAAGAGCAGCATGAAGGTCATCCGCTCCTGTGCCAGCGCCACCTCCCTACAGTACCTGTGTTGCCACCGCCTGCGCCAGCTACGACCCAACTCTGGGGACACGCTTGAGGGCCTGCCCTTGCCACCTGGCCTCAAGCAGGTGCTACAAAACAAGCTGGGCTGGGTCCTGAGCATGAGCTGTGGCCACCACAAGTCCCCCACGCCCTCACCCAAAGCCACGGTCAGTCCCAGCAGCCCAGAGACCCGGCGCTGCCAGAGAAAACGCTGCCGAAGGACCTAA
- the SPSB3 gene encoding SPRY domain-containing SOCS box protein 3 isoform X5: protein MRCGGRGLFTSRSGAESGSRPPAARGGGAAQILSTMARRPRSSRAWHFVLSAAHRDADARAMALAGTTTWGYDSDGQHSDSDSDPEYSSLPASIPSAVPVTGESFCNCDNQSEASFCSSLHTAAHRGKDCRCGEEDEYFEWVWDDLNKSSATLLSCDNRKVNFHVEYSCGTAAIRGTKELGEGQHFWEIKMTSPVYGTDMMVGIGTSDVDLDKYHHTFCSLLGRDEDSWGLSYTGLLHHKGDKTTFSSRFGQGSIIGVHLDTWHGTLTFFKNRKCIGVAATKLQNRKFYPMVCSTAAKSSMKVIRSCASATSLQYLCCHRLRQLRPNSGDTLEGLPLPPGLKQVLQNKLGWVLSMSCGHHKSPTPSPKATVSPSSPETRRCQRKRCRRT from the exons ATGCGTTGCGGGGGGCGGGGATTGTTTACGTCTCGCTCTGGAGCGGAAAGTGGGTCACGGCCGCCGGCGGCGCGTGGCGGCGGAGCGGCTCAG ATCCTGTCCACCATGGCCAGGCGCCCGCGGAGCAGCAGAGCATGGCATTTTGTCCTGAGTGCAGCCCACCGCGACGCAGACGCCCGGGCCATGGCTCTGGCAGGGACCACTACCTGGGGCTATGACTCTGATGGGCAG CACAGTGACTCTGACTCTGACCCTGAGTACTCGTCCCTGCCAGCATCCATCCCCAGTGCTGTGCCTGTGACGGGTGAGTCCTTCTGCAACTGTGACAATCAGAGCGAGGCCTCCTTCTGCAGCAGCCTGCACACAGCGGCGCACCGGGGCAAGGACTGCCGCTGTGGGGAGGAAGATGAGT ATTTTGAATGGGTCTGGGATGACTTGAATAAGTCCTCAGCCACCCTGCTGAGCTGTGACAACCGGAAGGTCAACTTCCATGTGGAGTACAGCTGCGGCACAGCGGCCATCCGAGGCACCAAGGAACTAGGGGAGGGGCAGCACTTCTGGGAGATCAAGATGACCTCACCTGTGTACGGCACTGATATG ATGGTGGGCATTGGGACGTCGGATGTGGACCTGGACAAGTACCACCACACGTTCTGCAGCCTGCTTGGCAGGGATGAGGACAGCTGGGGCCTCTCCTACACAG gGCTCCTCCACCACAAGGGTGACAAGACGACCTTCTCCTCGCGGTTTGGCCAGGGCTCCATCATTGGCGTGCACCTGGATACCTGGCACGGGACACTGACCTTCTTTAAGAACAGGAAGTGCATAG GTGTGGCAGCCACAAAGCTGCAGAACAGGAAGTTCTATCCAATGGTGTGCTCCACCGCGGCCAAGAGCAGCATGAAGGTCATCCGCTCCTGTGCCAGCGCCACCTCCCTACAGTACCTGTGTTGCCACCGCCTGCGCCAGCTACGACCCAACTCTGGGGACACGCTTGAGGGCCTGCCCTTGCCACCTGGCCTCAAGCAGGTGCTACAAAACAAGCTGGGCTGGGTCCTGAGCATGAGCTGTGGCCACCACAAGTCCCCCACGCCCTCACCCAAAGCCACGGTCAGTCCCAGCAGCCCAGAGACCCGGCGCTGCCAGAGAAAACGCTGCCGAAGGACCTAA
- the SPSB3 gene encoding SPRY domain-containing SOCS box protein 3 isoform X10, with amino-acid sequence MTLMGSDSDSDPEYSSLPASIPSAVPVTGESFCNCDNQSEASFCSSLHTAAHRGKDCRCGEEDEYFEWVWDDLNKSSATLLSCDNRKVNFHVEYSCGTAAIRGTKELGEGQHFWEIKMTSPVYGTDMVSDRQGCAGRSSAGALAPAPLCLACCLQMVGIGTSDVDLDKYHHTFCSLLGRDEDSWGLSYTGLLHHKGDKTTFSSRFGQGSIIGVHLDTWHGTLTFFKNRKCIGVAATKLQNRKFYPMVCSTAAKSSMKVIRSCASATSLQYLCCHRLRQLRPNSGDTLEGLPLPPGLKQVLQNKLGWVLSMSCGHHKSPTPSPKATVSPSSPETRRCQRKRCRRT; translated from the exons ATGACTCTGATGGGCAG TGACTCTGACTCTGACCCTGAGTACTCGTCCCTGCCAGCATCCATCCCCAGTGCTGTGCCTGTGACGGGTGAGTCCTTCTGCAACTGTGACAATCAGAGCGAGGCCTCCTTCTGCAGCAGCCTGCACACAGCGGCGCACCGGGGCAAGGACTGCCGCTGTGGGGAGGAAGATGAGT ATTTTGAATGGGTCTGGGATGACTTGAATAAGTCCTCAGCCACCCTGCTGAGCTGTGACAACCGGAAGGTCAACTTCCATGTGGAGTACAGCTGCGGCACAGCGGCCATCCGAGGCACCAAGGAACTAGGGGAGGGGCAGCACTTCTGGGAGATCAAGATGACCTCACCTGTGTACGGCACTGATATGGTAAGTGACAGGCAGGGCTGTGCGGGGAGGAGCTCTGCTGgtgccctggccccggcccccctctgcctggcctgttgTCTCCAGATGGTGGGCATTGGGACGTCGGATGTGGACCTGGACAAGTACCACCACACGTTCTGCAGCCTGCTTGGCAGGGATGAGGACAGCTGGGGCCTCTCCTACACAG gGCTCCTCCACCACAAGGGTGACAAGACGACCTTCTCCTCGCGGTTTGGCCAGGGCTCCATCATTGGCGTGCACCTGGATACCTGGCACGGGACACTGACCTTCTTTAAGAACAGGAAGTGCATAG GTGTGGCAGCCACAAAGCTGCAGAACAGGAAGTTCTATCCAATGGTGTGCTCCACCGCGGCCAAGAGCAGCATGAAGGTCATCCGCTCCTGTGCCAGCGCCACCTCCCTACAGTACCTGTGTTGCCACCGCCTGCGCCAGCTACGACCCAACTCTGGGGACACGCTTGAGGGCCTGCCCTTGCCACCTGGCCTCAAGCAGGTGCTACAAAACAAGCTGGGCTGGGTCCTGAGCATGAGCTGTGGCCACCACAAGTCCCCCACGCCCTCACCCAAAGCCACGGTCAGTCCCAGCAGCCCAGAGACCCGGCGCTGCCAGAGAAAACGCTGCCGAAGGACCTAA
- the SPSB3 gene encoding SPRY domain-containing SOCS box protein 3 isoform X6: MARRPRSSRAWHFVLSAAHRDADARAMALAGTTTWGYDSDGQHSDSDSDPEYSSLPASIPSAVPVTGESFCNCDNQSEASFCSSLHTAAHRGKDCRCGEEDEYFEWVWDDLNKSSATLLSCDNRKVNFHVEYSCGTAAIRGTKELGEGQHFWEIKMTSPVYGTDMVSDRQGCAGRSSAGALAPAPLCLACCLQMVGIGTSDVDLDKYHHTFCSLLGRDEDSWGLSYTGLLHHKGDKTTFSSRFGQGSIIGVHLDTWHGTLTFFKNRKCIGVAATKLQNRKFYPMVCSTAAKSSMKVIRSCASATSLQYLCCHRLRQLRPNSGDTLEGLPLPPGLKQVLQNKLGWVLSMSCGHHKSPTPSPKATVSPSSPETRRCQRKRCRRT; the protein is encoded by the exons ATGGCCAGGCGCCCGCGGAGCAGCAGAGCATGGCATTTTGTCCTGAGTGCAGCCCACCGCGACGCAGACGCCCGGGCCATGGCTCTGGCAGGGACCACTACCTGGGGCTATGACTCTGATGGGCAG CACAGTGACTCTGACTCTGACCCTGAGTACTCGTCCCTGCCAGCATCCATCCCCAGTGCTGTGCCTGTGACGGGTGAGTCCTTCTGCAACTGTGACAATCAGAGCGAGGCCTCCTTCTGCAGCAGCCTGCACACAGCGGCGCACCGGGGCAAGGACTGCCGCTGTGGGGAGGAAGATGAGT ATTTTGAATGGGTCTGGGATGACTTGAATAAGTCCTCAGCCACCCTGCTGAGCTGTGACAACCGGAAGGTCAACTTCCATGTGGAGTACAGCTGCGGCACAGCGGCCATCCGAGGCACCAAGGAACTAGGGGAGGGGCAGCACTTCTGGGAGATCAAGATGACCTCACCTGTGTACGGCACTGATATGGTAAGTGACAGGCAGGGCTGTGCGGGGAGGAGCTCTGCTGgtgccctggccccggcccccctctgcctggcctgttgTCTCCAGATGGTGGGCATTGGGACGTCGGATGTGGACCTGGACAAGTACCACCACACGTTCTGCAGCCTGCTTGGCAGGGATGAGGACAGCTGGGGCCTCTCCTACACAG gGCTCCTCCACCACAAGGGTGACAAGACGACCTTCTCCTCGCGGTTTGGCCAGGGCTCCATCATTGGCGTGCACCTGGATACCTGGCACGGGACACTGACCTTCTTTAAGAACAGGAAGTGCATAG GTGTGGCAGCCACAAAGCTGCAGAACAGGAAGTTCTATCCAATGGTGTGCTCCACCGCGGCCAAGAGCAGCATGAAGGTCATCCGCTCCTGTGCCAGCGCCACCTCCCTACAGTACCTGTGTTGCCACCGCCTGCGCCAGCTACGACCCAACTCTGGGGACACGCTTGAGGGCCTGCCCTTGCCACCTGGCCTCAAGCAGGTGCTACAAAACAAGCTGGGCTGGGTCCTGAGCATGAGCTGTGGCCACCACAAGTCCCCCACGCCCTCACCCAAAGCCACGGTCAGTCCCAGCAGCCCAGAGACCCGGCGCTGCCAGAGAAAACGCTGCCGAAGGACCTAA
- the SPSB3 gene encoding SPRY domain-containing SOCS box protein 3 isoform X3 — MVAGPADRSGGSAGSDRQILSTMARRPRSSRAWHFVLSAAHRDADARAMALAGTTTWGYDSDGQHSDSDSDPEYSSLPASIPSAVPVTGESFCNCDNQSEASFCSSLHTAAHRGKDCRCGEEDEYFEWVWDDLNKSSATLLSCDNRKVNFHVEYSCGTAAIRGTKELGEGQHFWEIKMTSPVYGTDMVSDRQGCAGRSSAGALAPAPLCLACCLQMVGIGTSDVDLDKYHHTFCSLLGRDEDSWGLSYTGLLHHKGDKTTFSSRFGQGSIIGVHLDTWHGTLTFFKNRKCIGVAATKLQNRKFYPMVCSTAAKSSMKVIRSCASATSLQYLCCHRLRQLRPNSGDTLEGLPLPPGLKQVLQNKLGWVLSMSCGHHKSPTPSPKATVSPSSPETRRCQRKRCRRT, encoded by the exons ATGGTGGCTGGGCCGGCCGACCGGAGCGGCGGCAGCGCTGGCTCGGACCGGCAG ATCCTGTCCACCATGGCCAGGCGCCCGCGGAGCAGCAGAGCATGGCATTTTGTCCTGAGTGCAGCCCACCGCGACGCAGACGCCCGGGCCATGGCTCTGGCAGGGACCACTACCTGGGGCTATGACTCTGATGGGCAG CACAGTGACTCTGACTCTGACCCTGAGTACTCGTCCCTGCCAGCATCCATCCCCAGTGCTGTGCCTGTGACGGGTGAGTCCTTCTGCAACTGTGACAATCAGAGCGAGGCCTCCTTCTGCAGCAGCCTGCACACAGCGGCGCACCGGGGCAAGGACTGCCGCTGTGGGGAGGAAGATGAGT ATTTTGAATGGGTCTGGGATGACTTGAATAAGTCCTCAGCCACCCTGCTGAGCTGTGACAACCGGAAGGTCAACTTCCATGTGGAGTACAGCTGCGGCACAGCGGCCATCCGAGGCACCAAGGAACTAGGGGAGGGGCAGCACTTCTGGGAGATCAAGATGACCTCACCTGTGTACGGCACTGATATGGTAAGTGACAGGCAGGGCTGTGCGGGGAGGAGCTCTGCTGgtgccctggccccggcccccctctgcctggcctgttgTCTCCAGATGGTGGGCATTGGGACGTCGGATGTGGACCTGGACAAGTACCACCACACGTTCTGCAGCCTGCTTGGCAGGGATGAGGACAGCTGGGGCCTCTCCTACACAG gGCTCCTCCACCACAAGGGTGACAAGACGACCTTCTCCTCGCGGTTTGGCCAGGGCTCCATCATTGGCGTGCACCTGGATACCTGGCACGGGACACTGACCTTCTTTAAGAACAGGAAGTGCATAG GTGTGGCAGCCACAAAGCTGCAGAACAGGAAGTTCTATCCAATGGTGTGCTCCACCGCGGCCAAGAGCAGCATGAAGGTCATCCGCTCCTGTGCCAGCGCCACCTCCCTACAGTACCTGTGTTGCCACCGCCTGCGCCAGCTACGACCCAACTCTGGGGACACGCTTGAGGGCCTGCCCTTGCCACCTGGCCTCAAGCAGGTGCTACAAAACAAGCTGGGCTGGGTCCTGAGCATGAGCTGTGGCCACCACAAGTCCCCCACGCCCTCACCCAAAGCCACGGTCAGTCCCAGCAGCCCAGAGACCCGGCGCTGCCAGAGAAAACGCTGCCGAAGGACCTAA
- the SPSB3 gene encoding SPRY domain-containing SOCS box protein 3 isoform X2, whose amino-acid sequence MCVWTAIHTLYVVFIKVLGHWSEILSTMARRPRSSRAWHFVLSAAHRDADARAMALAGTTTWGYDSDGQHSDSDSDPEYSSLPASIPSAVPVTGESFCNCDNQSEASFCSSLHTAAHRGKDCRCGEEDEYFEWVWDDLNKSSATLLSCDNRKVNFHVEYSCGTAAIRGTKELGEGQHFWEIKMTSPVYGTDMVSDRQGCAGRSSAGALAPAPLCLACCLQMVGIGTSDVDLDKYHHTFCSLLGRDEDSWGLSYTGLLHHKGDKTTFSSRFGQGSIIGVHLDTWHGTLTFFKNRKCIGVAATKLQNRKFYPMVCSTAAKSSMKVIRSCASATSLQYLCCHRLRQLRPNSGDTLEGLPLPPGLKQVLQNKLGWVLSMSCGHHKSPTPSPKATVSPSSPETRRCQRKRCRRT is encoded by the exons ATGTGTGTCTGGACGGCTATTCACACACTCTACGTAGTGTTTATCAAGGTGCTTGGACACTGGAGTGAG ATCCTGTCCACCATGGCCAGGCGCCCGCGGAGCAGCAGAGCATGGCATTTTGTCCTGAGTGCAGCCCACCGCGACGCAGACGCCCGGGCCATGGCTCTGGCAGGGACCACTACCTGGGGCTATGACTCTGATGGGCAG CACAGTGACTCTGACTCTGACCCTGAGTACTCGTCCCTGCCAGCATCCATCCCCAGTGCTGTGCCTGTGACGGGTGAGTCCTTCTGCAACTGTGACAATCAGAGCGAGGCCTCCTTCTGCAGCAGCCTGCACACAGCGGCGCACCGGGGCAAGGACTGCCGCTGTGGGGAGGAAGATGAGT ATTTTGAATGGGTCTGGGATGACTTGAATAAGTCCTCAGCCACCCTGCTGAGCTGTGACAACCGGAAGGTCAACTTCCATGTGGAGTACAGCTGCGGCACAGCGGCCATCCGAGGCACCAAGGAACTAGGGGAGGGGCAGCACTTCTGGGAGATCAAGATGACCTCACCTGTGTACGGCACTGATATGGTAAGTGACAGGCAGGGCTGTGCGGGGAGGAGCTCTGCTGgtgccctggccccggcccccctctgcctggcctgttgTCTCCAGATGGTGGGCATTGGGACGTCGGATGTGGACCTGGACAAGTACCACCACACGTTCTGCAGCCTGCTTGGCAGGGATGAGGACAGCTGGGGCCTCTCCTACACAG gGCTCCTCCACCACAAGGGTGACAAGACGACCTTCTCCTCGCGGTTTGGCCAGGGCTCCATCATTGGCGTGCACCTGGATACCTGGCACGGGACACTGACCTTCTTTAAGAACAGGAAGTGCATAG GTGTGGCAGCCACAAAGCTGCAGAACAGGAAGTTCTATCCAATGGTGTGCTCCACCGCGGCCAAGAGCAGCATGAAGGTCATCCGCTCCTGTGCCAGCGCCACCTCCCTACAGTACCTGTGTTGCCACCGCCTGCGCCAGCTACGACCCAACTCTGGGGACACGCTTGAGGGCCTGCCCTTGCCACCTGGCCTCAAGCAGGTGCTACAAAACAAGCTGGGCTGGGTCCTGAGCATGAGCTGTGGCCACCACAAGTCCCCCACGCCCTCACCCAAAGCCACGGTCAGTCCCAGCAGCCCAGAGACCCGGCGCTGCCAGAGAAAACGCTGCCGAAGGACCTAA
- the SPSB3 gene encoding SPRY domain-containing SOCS box protein 3 isoform X4, whose product MRCGGRGLFTSRSGAESGSRPPAARGGGAAQILSTMARRPRSSRAWHFVLSAAHRDADARAMALAGTTTWGYDSDGQVASIPSAVPVTGESFCNCDNQSEASFCSSLHTAAHRGKDCRCGEEDEYFEWVWDDLNKSSATLLSCDNRKVNFHVEYSCGTAAIRGTKELGEGQHFWEIKMTSPVYGTDMVSDRQGCAGRSSAGALAPAPLCLACCLQMVGIGTSDVDLDKYHHTFCSLLGRDEDSWGLSYTGLLHHKGDKTTFSSRFGQGSIIGVHLDTWHGTLTFFKNRKCIGVAATKLQNRKFYPMVCSTAAKSSMKVIRSCASATSLQYLCCHRLRQLRPNSGDTLEGLPLPPGLKQVLQNKLGWVLSMSCGHHKSPTPSPKATVSPSSPETRRCQRKRCRRT is encoded by the exons ATGCGTTGCGGGGGGCGGGGATTGTTTACGTCTCGCTCTGGAGCGGAAAGTGGGTCACGGCCGCCGGCGGCGCGTGGCGGCGGAGCGGCTCAG ATCCTGTCCACCATGGCCAGGCGCCCGCGGAGCAGCAGAGCATGGCATTTTGTCCTGAGTGCAGCCCACCGCGACGCAGACGCCCGGGCCATGGCTCTGGCAGGGACCACTACCTGGGGCTATGACTCTGATGGGCAGGTAG CATCCATCCCCAGTGCTGTGCCTGTGACGGGTGAGTCCTTCTGCAACTGTGACAATCAGAGCGAGGCCTCCTTCTGCAGCAGCCTGCACACAGCGGCGCACCGGGGCAAGGACTGCCGCTGTGGGGAGGAAGATGAGT ATTTTGAATGGGTCTGGGATGACTTGAATAAGTCCTCAGCCACCCTGCTGAGCTGTGACAACCGGAAGGTCAACTTCCATGTGGAGTACAGCTGCGGCACAGCGGCCATCCGAGGCACCAAGGAACTAGGGGAGGGGCAGCACTTCTGGGAGATCAAGATGACCTCACCTGTGTACGGCACTGATATGGTAAGTGACAGGCAGGGCTGTGCGGGGAGGAGCTCTGCTGgtgccctggccccggcccccctctgcctggcctgttgTCTCCAGATGGTGGGCATTGGGACGTCGGATGTGGACCTGGACAAGTACCACCACACGTTCTGCAGCCTGCTTGGCAGGGATGAGGACAGCTGGGGCCTCTCCTACACAG gGCTCCTCCACCACAAGGGTGACAAGACGACCTTCTCCTCGCGGTTTGGCCAGGGCTCCATCATTGGCGTGCACCTGGATACCTGGCACGGGACACTGACCTTCTTTAAGAACAGGAAGTGCATAG GTGTGGCAGCCACAAAGCTGCAGAACAGGAAGTTCTATCCAATGGTGTGCTCCACCGCGGCCAAGAGCAGCATGAAGGTCATCCGCTCCTGTGCCAGCGCCACCTCCCTACAGTACCTGTGTTGCCACCGCCTGCGCCAGCTACGACCCAACTCTGGGGACACGCTTGAGGGCCTGCCCTTGCCACCTGGCCTCAAGCAGGTGCTACAAAACAAGCTGGGCTGGGTCCTGAGCATGAGCTGTGGCCACCACAAGTCCCCCACGCCCTCACCCAAAGCCACGGTCAGTCCCAGCAGCCCAGAGACCCGGCGCTGCCAGAGAAAACGCTGCCGAAGGACCTAA